From one Triticum aestivum cultivar Chinese Spring chromosome 4B, IWGSC CS RefSeq v2.1, whole genome shotgun sequence genomic stretch:
- the LOC123092077 gene encoding ABC transporter F family member 5, whose translation MATMDVLSAKLLRSSLHPHAPFLPCPSLPSRRYRRPSSIYCRLTTSSLSSSSAATTSEGDANQDLSALLSDESTTDAPGAGSRKKRSNSGASSIPSGVRLENISKSYKGVTVLKDVSWEVQRGEKVGLVGVNGAGKTTQLRIIAGLEEPDGGNVVKAKENMKIAFLSQEFEVCASRTVREEFLSAFQEEMGVKTCLDQVQAALERATEDMDLMGRLLDELDLLQRQSQDVDLGMVDVKIQKLMPELGFVPEDADRLVASFSGGWKMRMSLGKILLQDPDLLLLDEPTNHVDLDTIEWLESYLKTQDVPMVIISHDRAFLDQCCTKIVETEFGVSKTYKGNYSGYVLAKAIWVETQRAAWEKQQKEIEHTRELISRLGAGASSGRASSEQKKLEKLEKEGLIEKPFQRKQLKIRFPERGRSGRTVLAINNLKFGFGDKILFNNANLIVERGEKIAIIGPNGCGKSTLLKLALGMEKPQEGEVILGEHNVLPNYFEQNQAEALDLEKTVLDTVAEAAEDWKIDDIKGLLGRCNFRDDMLNRKVWFLSGGEKARLSFCKFMVTPSTLLILDEPTNHLDIPSKEMLEEAISEYMGTVITVSHDRYFVKQIVNRVIEVKDQTIQDYQGDYNYYLERNLEAGERELARAEELEEKAPKVKAKSKMSKAEKLARKKQKVQAFQQSKQKSKSMKNSKRWN comes from the exons ATGGCCACCATGGACGTCCTCTCCGCCAAGCTCCTCCGCTCCTCCCTCCACCCGCACGCCCCATTTCTTCCCTGCCCATCCCTCCCGTCCCGACGCTACCGCCGCCCCTCCTCAATCTACTGCCGCCTCACCACCTCCTCCCTCTcgtcctcctccgccgccaccacATCCGAGGGGGACGCAAACCAGGACCTTTCCGCCCTCCTCTCCGATGAATCCACCACCGACGCGCCCGGCGCCGGTTCCAGGAAAAAGCGGTCGAACAGCGGCGCGTCGAGCATCCCGTCCGGGGTGCGGCTGGAGAACATCTCCAAGTCTTACAAGGGAGTGACAGTCCTGAAGGACGTATCCTGGGAAGTGCAGCGTGGGGAGAAGGTGGGGCTCGTTGGAGTCAACGGCGCCGGCAAGACCACGCAACTCCGCATCATCGCCGGTCTCGAAGAGCCCGACGGCGGCAACGTCGTCAAGGCCAAGGAGAACATGAAGATCGCCTTCCTCAGCCAGGAGTTCGAAGTCTGCGCCTCCCGGACCGTCAGGGAGGAGTTTCTCAGCGCCTTCCAGGAGGAGATGGGCGTAAAGACCTGCCTCGACCAGGTGCAGGCGGCGCTTGAGCGAGCAACCGAGGACATGGACCTCATGGGGAGGCTCCTcgacgagctcgacctgctgcagCGGCAGTCGCAGGACGTCGACCTGGGCATGGTGGATGTCAAGATTCAGAAGCTCATGCCCGAGCTCGGGTTTGTGCCGGAGGACGCTGACCGCCTTGTCGCATCCTTCAGCGGAGGCTGGAAGATGAGGATGTCGCTTGGCAAGATACTTCTTCAG GATCCTGATTTGCTTCTACTTGACGAGCCCACAAATCATGTCGATTTGGACACCATTGAGTGGCTGGAGAGCTACCTTAAGACCCAGGATGTACCAATGGTCATCATATCTCATGACAGGGCTTTCCTTGATCAGTGTTGTACAAAGATAGTGGAGACTGAATTTGGGGTGTCGAAAACGTACAAGGGTAACTATTCTGGATATGTTCTTGCAAAAGCGATTTGGGTGGAAACTCAACGTGCTGCATGGGAGAAGCAGCAGAAGGAGATTGAGCATACAAGGGAACTGATAAGTCGGCTTGGGGCTGGAGCTAGCTCGGGGCGTGCTTCAAGTGAGCAAAAG AAATTGGAAAAGCTTGAGAAAGAAGGGTTGATTGAGAAACCTTTCCAAAGGAAGCAGTTAAAGATCAGGTTTCCTGAACGTGGGAGAAGCGGTAGAACTGTGTTAGCAATAAATAATCTCAAGTTTGGGTTTGGGGATAAG ATATTgttcaacaatgctaatctaatagTTGAGAGAGGCGAAAAGATAGCCATTATTGGCCCCAATGGATGTGGTAAGAGCACATTACTGAAACTTGCTTTGGGAATGGAGAAGCCACAAGAAGGCGAAGTCATTCTTGGGGAGCATAATGTCCTGCCCAACTACTTCGAGCAGAATCAG GCAGAAGCTCTTGATTTAGAGAAGACTGTACTGGACACTGTAGCTGAAGCTGCAGAGGATTGGAAAATTGATGATATCAAAGGTCTCCTTGGTCGTTGTAACTTTAGGGATGACATGCTGAATAGAAAGGTTTGGTTTTTAAGTGGTGGAGAGAAG GCAAGGCTTTCCTTTTGCAAGTTCATGGTGACTCCATCTACTTTACTAATCTTGGATGAACCAACAAATCACCTCGATATTCCATCAAAGGAAATGCTTGAG GAGGCAATATCAGAATACATGGGCACTGTAATAACAGTTTCTCATGATCGGTATTTTGTAAAACAAATAGTTAACAGAGTCATTGAAGTGAAAGATCAAACTATCCAGGACTATCAAGGAGATTACAAT TATTACCTTGAAAGGAACCTGGAGGCGGGAGAAAGGGAACTTGCCCGTGCGGAAGAGCTCGAGGAAAAGGCCCCTAAAGTAAAAGCCAAGTCAAAAATGTCAAAG GCGGAGAAACTTGCAAGGAAGAAACAGAAAGTGCAGGCCTTCCAACAAAGCAAGCAGAAATCAAAATCAATGAAAAACTCGAAGAGGTGGAACTGA